A window of the Scleropages formosus chromosome 5, fSclFor1.1, whole genome shotgun sequence genome harbors these coding sequences:
- the LOC108921153 gene encoding semaphorin-3E-like — MLLDEYQERLFIGGRDVLYSLSLDRVSVDHREAFWPSTDTQVEECLMKGREQAECANYIKLLHHYNKTHLLACGTGAFDPVCAFVRVGRWPEDKVLRLEADHVENGRGRSPFDPNGSCVSTLSRGELYVALYTDYWENDSLLCRLGNSSYTRTERNDKQQLNEPKFVGSAVIPDNDDEDDDKVYFFFTEKVPDAESGNSAVYARIGRVCANDVGGRRMLVNKWTSFLKTRLICSVPGPSGIDTHFDELEDVFVLTKKDEKDPEIFGLFGTTSNVFRGYAVCVYGMDDIRAVFSGPYSHREGPEHRWSPFTGRVPFPRPGSCASRVNGGTFSSSRDFPDEALRFVRDHPTMFQPVLPLHRRPVLLQTDGERRLTQIAVDRVEAEDGHYDVLFLGTDSSVVLKVITIYNKETDTMEEVLLEELQVFKVPVPITEILISSKRQQLYVGSEFGVSQVRLHQCDLYGPACADCCLARDPYCAWDGLTCSRYYPSGLNSKRRFRRQDIRHGNAIQQCSGLHIKGEHWEKADERLAFGVESNSTLLECSPRSPQAQVLWFKRSGSSKDEVVTDDRVIKTAHGLLFLHLRKTDAGTYRCLTVERGFVHVLATHVLEVLQEERVGELSHRATSDRHGRLCLLSVPPQSPKDSKVWFKELHQLLDSGTFHGVEEYCEKVWCSERKRKRLQSIQPRWKYSSALERQGRPRGDRPRLPRHTRGS; from the exons ATGCTGCTGGACGAGTACCAGGAGAGGCTCTTCATCGGAGGCCGAGACGTTCTGTACTCACTGAGCCTGGACCGCGTCAGTGTGGATCACAGAGAG GCGTTTTGGCCGAGCACCGACACGCAGGTTGAAGAATGTCTAATGAAAGGCCGAGAACAA GCTGAATGTGCCAATTACATCAAGCTCCTTCACCACTACAACAAGACCCACCTGCTAGCTTGTGGCACGGGGGCGTTCGACCCCGTGTGTGCCTTCGTCCGTGTCGGCCGGTGGCCAGAG GACAAAGTGTTGCGGCTGGAGGCTGATCACGTGGAGAACGGACGGGGAAGGAGTCCCTTCGACCCCAATGGCTCTTGTGTCTCCACCCTTTCCA GAGGAGAGCTGTATGTGGCACTTTACACCGACTACTGGGAGAACGATAGCCTTCTCTGTCGCCTGGGCAACAGCAGCTACACCAGGACTGAGAGGAACGACAAGCAGCAGCTGAATG AGCCGAAGTTTGTTGGATCTGCCGTTATTCCGGACAATGACGACGAGGACGATGATAAAGTATATTTCTTCTTCACCGAGAAAGTGCCGGACGCGGAAAGTGGGAACAGTGCTGTTTACGCCAGGATCGGGAGAGTGTGTGCT AATGACGTTGGTGGTCGGAGGATGCTGGTCAACAAGTGGACCTCCTTCCTCAAGACACGCTTGATCTGCTCGGTCCCGGGACCCAGTGGGATTGATACACACTTTGATGAGCTGG AGGACGTATTTGTGCTCACAAAGAAGGACGAAAAGGACCCTGAGATATTTGGCCTCTTCGGCACAACAAG CAACGTGTTCCGAGGGTATGCCGTGTGCGTGTACGGCATGGATGACATCCGGGCTGTTTTCAGCGGGCCGTACTCCCATCGGGAGGGGCCCGAGCACCGCTGGAGCCCGTTCACTGGGAGAGTCCCATTCCCCCGTCCTGGATCT TGTGCCAGCAGGGTGAACGGTGgcaccttctccagctccagggATTTCCCGGACGAGGCCCTGCGGTTCGTGCGAGACCACCCCACCATGTTCCAGCCCGTCCTTCCCCTGCACCGACGGCCCGTCCTGCTCCAGACAGACGGAGAGAGGAGGCTCACGCAGATCGCCGTGGACAGGGTGGAGGCCGAGGACGGTCACTACGACGTGCTCTTCCTCGGGACAG ACAGTTCCGTTGTCCTCAAAGTTATCACGATCTACAACAAGGAGACAGACACCATGGAGGAAGTTCTCCTGGAAGAACTGCAAGTTTTCAAG GTTCCAGTCCCCATTACAGAAATCCTAATCTCTTCTAAAAGG CAACAGCTGTACGTTGGGTCGGAGTTCGGGGTGTCCCAGGTGAGACTTCATCAGTGTGACCTGTATGGGCCTGCGTGTGCAGACTGCTGCTTGGCTCGGGACCCCTACTGCGCTTGGGATGGGCTCACCTGCTCTAGGTACTACCCCAGCGGGCTGAACTCCAAAAG GCGCTTCCGAAGGCAGGACATTCGTCACGGAAATGCCATTCAGCAGTGCAGCGGGCTGCATATCAAAG GGGAACACTGGGAGAAAGCCGATGAGAGGCTGGCGTTCGGCGTGGAGAGCAACAGCACGCTGCTGGAGTGCAGCCCCAGGTCGCCGCAggcccaggtgctctggttcaaACGCAGCGGTTCATCCAAGGATGAG GTCGTGACTGACGACCGGGTCATCAAGACTGCGCATGGCCTCCTCTTCTTGCACCTCCGCAAGACTGATGCCGGGACTTACCGCTGCCTTACCGTGGAGCGCGGATTTGTCCACGTGCTGGCCACACACGTGCTGGAGGTGCTGCAGGAGGAGCGTGTCGGGGAACTGTCCCATCGTGCCACCAGCGACCGACACGGGAGGCTCTGTTTGCTCTCAGTCCCTCCACAGAGCCCCAAGGACTCCAAAGTGTGGTTCAAGGAACTTCACCAACTCCTGGACTCGGGCACCTTTCATGGAGTGGAGGAGTACTGTGAGAAGGTGTGGTGCTCTGAGCGCAAAAGGAAGAGGCTGCAGTCCATCCAGCCCAGGTGGAAATATTCCTCAGCTCTGGAAAGGCAGGGGAGACCGCGAGGTGACCGCCCCAGACTCCCAAGGCACACCCGGGGCTcctga